The proteins below come from a single Caulobacter segnis ATCC 21756 genomic window:
- a CDS encoding DUF2093 domain-containing protein, whose protein sequence is MNAFDRDLGKSDGLAVLHYGDGEYAVLSPGRFVLCAITNAKIPLDALRYWSPEHQEAYASAAEALKRWQG, encoded by the coding sequence ATGAACGCTTTCGATCGTGATCTCGGCAAGTCCGACGGCCTGGCCGTCCTGCACTATGGCGACGGCGAGTACGCCGTGCTCTCGCCTGGCCGCTTCGTGCTGTGCGCCATCACAAACGCGAAGATTCCGCTGGATGCGCTGCGCTATTGGAGCCCCGAGCACCAGGAAGCGTACGCCAGCGCGGCCGAGGCCCTGAAACGCTGGCAGGGCTGA
- a CDS encoding response regulator, with protein MSAALEKLRFLLVDDNQHIRAIVSTILKGVGVRQIREAMDGAEALQVLRDWRPDIAIVDFKMSPLDGVQFTQLVRNAHDSVDPFLPIIMLTGFAERHRVFEARDSGVTEIVVKPVTARSLLDRINTVIFHPRPFIRSPDYFGPCRRRRNDPSHKGPFRRAGEADSPEPASDTIEI; from the coding sequence ATGTCTGCGGCCCTTGAAAAGCTGCGCTTTCTGCTGGTGGACGACAACCAGCACATTCGCGCGATCGTTTCGACGATCCTCAAGGGCGTAGGCGTGCGTCAAATCCGCGAGGCGATGGACGGCGCCGAGGCGTTGCAGGTGCTGCGCGACTGGCGCCCGGACATCGCGATCGTCGATTTCAAGATGAGCCCGCTGGACGGCGTGCAGTTCACCCAGCTCGTGCGCAACGCCCACGACAGCGTCGATCCGTTCCTGCCGATCATCATGCTGACAGGTTTCGCCGAACGTCACCGCGTGTTCGAGGCTCGCGACTCCGGGGTCACCGAGATCGTGGTCAAGCCGGTCACCGCCCGGTCGCTGCTGGACCGGATCAACACGGTGATCTTTCACCCGAGGCCGTTCATTCGCTCGCCCGACTATTTCGGCCCCTGTCGGCGACGCCGGAACGATCCGTCACACAAGGGCCCCTTCCGCCGGGCCGGCGAGGCGGACTCTCCCGAACCGGCCAGCGACACGATCGAAATCTAG
- a CDS encoding lysophospholipid acyltransferase family protein, with amino-acid sequence MSDKRQPWVQDLLWRLEALGFDLFIGAVRLMGVDRASDFGGWLGKTFGPISGAHKVAARNLKLAFPEKDAAWHARILDEQWEGLGRSFAEFPLMDKILPSTGRVEVIGKERLEQIARDKIPVVFVSGHLSNWEVMPAAIVDSGVVCEMTYRAANNPYVDKRIKDSRFRYGVRLFAPKGGDGARELLEGMKEGRSVALMNDQKFNSGVAAPFFGHDARTAPGPTRLAIRFGTVLQPMSVQRLKGARFRAVVHEPIVPPKTGDRTADIEAGVRMINAFMEDRIRERPAEWFWVHRRWPNEVYAALAERERDAASST; translated from the coding sequence ATGTCTGATAAGCGTCAGCCCTGGGTGCAGGATCTGTTGTGGCGGTTGGAGGCCCTGGGCTTCGACCTCTTCATCGGCGCCGTGCGCCTGATGGGCGTGGATCGCGCCTCCGACTTCGGCGGCTGGCTGGGCAAGACGTTCGGGCCGATCAGCGGCGCGCACAAGGTCGCCGCGCGCAATCTGAAGCTCGCCTTCCCCGAAAAGGACGCCGCCTGGCACGCCCGGATCCTGGACGAGCAGTGGGAGGGCCTGGGCCGCTCGTTCGCCGAGTTCCCGCTGATGGACAAGATCCTGCCCTCGACGGGCCGGGTCGAGGTGATCGGCAAGGAGCGCCTGGAGCAGATCGCCCGCGACAAGATCCCGGTCGTCTTCGTCTCGGGCCACCTGTCGAACTGGGAGGTCATGCCCGCGGCGATCGTCGACAGCGGCGTGGTCTGCGAGATGACTTATCGCGCCGCCAACAACCCCTATGTCGACAAGCGCATCAAGGACAGCCGCTTCCGCTATGGCGTGCGTCTGTTCGCGCCGAAGGGCGGCGATGGCGCGCGCGAGCTGCTGGAAGGCATGAAGGAAGGGCGGTCTGTGGCCCTGATGAACGACCAGAAGTTCAATAGCGGCGTGGCCGCCCCGTTCTTCGGCCACGACGCCCGCACCGCGCCGGGGCCGACGCGCCTGGCGATCCGCTTCGGCACGGTTCTGCAGCCGATGTCGGTGCAGCGGCTGAAGGGCGCGCGTTTCCGGGCGGTGGTGCACGAACCCATCGTCCCGCCCAAGACCGGCGATCGCACGGCCGATATCGAGGCGGGCGTGCGGATGATCAACGCCTTCATGGAAGACCGCATCCGCGAGAGACCGGCCGAATGGTTCTGGGTCCACCGTCGCTGGCCGAACGAGGTCTACGCCGCCCTGGCCGAACGGGAGCGGGACGCCGCGTCTTCGACCTAG
- a CDS encoding helix-turn-helix domain-containing protein gives MGNDIDVHLGKRLRRRRRLLGLTQQQLAEVVGVRFQQIQKYECGANRISAARLWQLAEALEVPVGYFYDGLSEVRREAAGEIAESGEMFARKETQDLVRAYYLLGERPRRRLLDLAKSLHGGELAEA, from the coding sequence ATGGGTAACGACATCGACGTCCACCTGGGCAAGCGCCTGCGTCGGCGTCGCCGTCTGCTGGGCCTGACGCAACAGCAGCTGGCCGAAGTGGTCGGCGTGCGGTTCCAACAGATCCAGAAGTACGAGTGCGGCGCCAACCGCATCTCCGCCGCGCGTCTCTGGCAACTGGCCGAGGCGCTGGAGGTGCCAGTCGGCTACTTCTACGACGGCCTGTCGGAGGTCCGCCGCGAGGCGGCGGGCGAAATCGCCGAAAGCGGCGAGATGTTCGCGCGCAAGGAGACGCAGGACCTGGTCCGCGCCTACTATCTGCTCGGCGAGCGCCCGCGCCGTCGCCTGCTGGACCTGGCGAAGTCGCTGCACGGCGGCGAACTGGCGGAGGCCTGA
- the hisN gene encoding histidinol-phosphatase, with translation MTLSADRLAALDAFVIDLNKASAAAILPLFRADHGLEDKGAGKNLPRDTHAAFDPVTEADRGAEAAIRALIAERYPEHGVIGEEYGEDRPDAEFVWVLDPIDGTRAFISGLPLWTTLIGLRHQGRPVLGSIGQPFTEELFIGHAGGARLIARGESTPIRVRECSNLNDAVIATTDPDACFDGAERGAWLQVRAASKLARLGCDAYAYAMVAMGKMDMVIEAGLKSWDIEAAIPLVEAAGGVVTNWRGEAIGPNGGQMVISGDRRPLDEALVSLKRSAK, from the coding sequence ATGACCCTATCCGCTGATCGGCTCGCCGCGCTCGACGCCTTCGTCATCGACCTGAACAAGGCCTCCGCGGCCGCGATCTTGCCGCTCTTCCGGGCGGATCACGGTCTGGAGGACAAGGGCGCGGGCAAGAACCTGCCGCGGGACACCCACGCCGCCTTCGATCCGGTGACCGAGGCTGATCGCGGCGCCGAGGCGGCGATTCGGGCGCTGATCGCCGAGCGCTATCCCGAGCACGGCGTGATCGGCGAGGAGTACGGCGAGGATCGCCCCGACGCTGAGTTCGTCTGGGTGCTCGACCCGATCGACGGCACCCGCGCCTTCATCTCGGGCCTGCCGTTGTGGACCACCCTGATCGGCCTGCGCCACCAGGGCCGGCCCGTGCTGGGCTCGATCGGCCAGCCCTTCACCGAAGAGCTGTTCATCGGCCACGCGGGCGGCGCGCGCCTGATCGCGCGCGGCGAAAGCACGCCCATCCGCGTCCGCGAGTGCTCGAACCTGAACGACGCGGTGATCGCCACCACCGATCCCGACGCCTGTTTCGACGGCGCCGAGCGTGGGGCGTGGCTGCAGGTGCGCGCGGCGTCCAAGCTGGCGCGCCTGGGCTGCGACGCCTACGCCTACGCCATGGTGGCCATGGGCAAGATGGACATGGTCATCGAGGCGGGCCTCAAGTCCTGGGACATCGAGGCCGCCATCCCGCTGGTGGAAGCCGCCGGCGGCGTCGTCACCAACTGGCGCGGCGAGGCGATCGGCCCGAATGGCGGTCAGATGGTGATCTCGGGCGACCGTCGCCCGCTGGACGAGGCCTTGGTGAGCCTCAAGCGCTCGGCGAAATAG
- a CDS encoding alpha/beta fold hydrolase, with the protein MEPAYLVSVPEAPVPDHGPGSFGAEWFRGAEGTTLRAATFFPAGSARGTVVLSPGRTEPIEKYFEVIEDLLARGFAVLAHDWRGQGLSARDLPDRLKGHARGYQPFLNDYKALLDTFEARLPKPWIAMGHSMGGCLTLLALAKGEGRFSACVLSAPMLGINTGGVPPWATTALSWTLSRLGFAGQYVNGGAYDPLTQTFEADKLTHDRARHDRYRAQLKADPRIALGGVTWGWLDFAVSACAWLRRPGSVEGLEIPVTIVAAELDDRVLNPALKTIAERLPRGRYGEVEGAFHEILIETDPRRAIFWKAFDETVDPVAPISPSA; encoded by the coding sequence ATGGAACCGGCCTATCTGGTCTCGGTCCCCGAGGCCCCGGTTCCCGATCACGGCCCAGGTAGTTTTGGGGCCGAATGGTTCCGCGGCGCGGAGGGGACAACCCTCCGCGCCGCGACGTTTTTTCCGGCCGGTTCGGCGCGCGGAACGGTGGTGCTCAGCCCCGGTCGCACCGAGCCGATCGAGAAGTATTTCGAGGTCATCGAAGACCTCCTGGCGCGCGGCTTCGCCGTGCTGGCGCACGACTGGCGAGGGCAGGGGCTCTCGGCGCGCGACCTGCCGGATCGGCTGAAAGGCCACGCGCGGGGCTACCAGCCCTTTCTGAACGACTACAAGGCGCTGCTCGACACGTTCGAGGCTCGATTGCCCAAGCCCTGGATCGCCATGGGACACTCCATGGGCGGTTGTCTCACCCTGCTGGCGCTGGCCAAAGGGGAGGGCCGCTTCTCGGCCTGCGTGCTGTCGGCGCCGATGCTGGGGATCAACACGGGCGGCGTTCCGCCCTGGGCGACGACCGCGCTGTCCTGGACGCTTTCCCGGCTCGGTTTCGCCGGACAGTACGTCAACGGCGGCGCGTATGATCCGCTGACCCAGACCTTCGAAGCCGACAAGCTGACCCACGACCGCGCGCGCCACGATCGCTACAGGGCGCAGCTCAAGGCGGATCCGCGGATCGCTCTGGGGGGCGTGACGTGGGGCTGGCTGGATTTCGCGGTGTCCGCCTGCGCGTGGCTCCGTCGCCCCGGCTCCGTGGAAGGCCTGGAGATCCCTGTCACGATCGTCGCCGCCGAGCTGGACGACCGCGTGCTCAACCCCGCCCTGAAAACGATCGCCGAGCGGCTGCCGCGCGGTCGCTATGGCGAGGTCGAGGGCGCGTTCCACGAGATCCTGATCGAGACCGATCCGCGGCGCGCGATTTTCTGGAAGGCGTTCGACGAGACCGTGGACCCGGTCGCGCCTATTTCGCCGAGCGCTTGA
- a CDS encoding SCP2 sterol-binding domain-containing protein: MATIQEITDRIKTAVGDDSGLGKSLKFDLKDAGVIHIDGGSVTNEDKPADLTMTLALDDLLAIGEGKLDPTMAVMTGKLKLSDMGVAMALQPKMGALFSKMR; the protein is encoded by the coding sequence ATGGCCACCATTCAGGAAATCACCGATCGCATCAAAACCGCCGTCGGCGACGACAGCGGCCTGGGCAAGAGCCTGAAGTTCGACCTGAAGGATGCGGGCGTCATCCACATCGATGGCGGCTCGGTGACGAACGAGGACAAGCCGGCCGACCTGACCATGACGCTGGCGCTCGACGACCTGCTGGCTATCGGCGAAGGCAAGCTGGATCCGACCATGGCGGTCATGACCGGCAAGCTGAAGCTGTCGGACATGGGCGTGGCCATGGCCCTGCAGCCCAAGATGGGCGCTCTGTTCTCGAAGATGCGCTGA